One genomic region from Streptomyces sp. NBC_01304 encodes:
- a CDS encoding FGGY-family carbohydrate kinase: MSVLAIDVGTTMIKSVVFDDQGNELAVARLATEVHRRHAGWAEQDMSAVWNAVVYTVRNALSEIDDPVWLVTFTAQGDGAWLVDKQGKPTGPAILWSDGRAGDILTRWEKEGILEDAFRRNGSLTCSGMPNAIFSWLGSNDPQRLARSAASLTAAGWLFLNLTGVTAMDESDASAPFLNHATGDYDDEIVDMFGLSGYRRLLPRVLGEQERIAEITKEAAGQLGLPEGLPVVMAPYDIASTARGVGVVNPGQACSILGTTLCTEIVRHDIDTTGEPSGINIAYRGRERVLRAFPTLNGADVLNWAAKLLHLEGPPELSKIAFEGSVPGARGLTFLPYLSPAGERAPFLDPRARGTFWGLSLEHTQADIARSVFDGLSLVLRDSLVASRTTVTELRLCGGGANSEEWCQLIADTTGVPTARSGDTELGAKGAFLTALVLSGAESSMHSAAAKYVRMTSTWEPDPERSQYYAGLYESFLEWRTLAREAGWSAANASAAPYVPGPRKAPAQGAPRA, from the coding sequence ATGTCGGTACTCGCCATCGACGTCGGCACCACGATGATCAAGTCGGTCGTCTTCGACGACCAGGGCAATGAGCTCGCCGTCGCGCGTCTGGCCACCGAGGTCCACCGCCGGCACGCGGGCTGGGCCGAGCAGGACATGAGCGCCGTGTGGAACGCGGTCGTCTACACCGTCCGCAACGCGCTCTCCGAGATCGACGACCCGGTCTGGCTGGTGACCTTCACCGCCCAGGGCGACGGCGCCTGGCTCGTCGACAAGCAGGGCAAGCCCACCGGCCCGGCCATCCTGTGGTCCGACGGCCGCGCCGGCGACATCCTCACCCGCTGGGAGAAGGAGGGCATCCTCGAGGACGCCTTCCGCCGCAACGGCTCGCTCACCTGCTCCGGCATGCCGAACGCCATCTTCAGCTGGCTCGGCTCCAACGACCCGCAGCGCCTGGCCCGTTCGGCGGCCTCGCTGACCGCCGCGGGCTGGCTCTTCCTCAACCTGACCGGTGTCACGGCGATGGACGAGTCGGATGCCTCGGCGCCGTTCCTGAACCACGCGACCGGCGACTACGACGACGAGATCGTCGACATGTTCGGCCTCTCCGGATACCGGCGGCTGCTGCCGCGGGTGCTCGGCGAGCAGGAGCGCATCGCCGAGATCACCAAGGAGGCCGCGGGCCAACTGGGGCTGCCCGAGGGGCTTCCGGTCGTGATGGCCCCGTACGACATCGCCTCCACGGCCCGCGGCGTCGGCGTCGTCAACCCCGGCCAGGCCTGCTCGATCCTCGGCACCACGCTGTGCACGGAGATCGTCCGGCACGACATCGACACCACCGGCGAGCCCTCCGGCATCAACATCGCCTACCGGGGCCGCGAGCGCGTGCTGCGCGCCTTCCCCACCCTGAACGGCGCCGACGTCCTCAACTGGGCCGCCAAGCTGCTGCACCTGGAGGGCCCGCCGGAACTCTCGAAGATCGCCTTCGAGGGCTCGGTGCCCGGCGCCCGGGGCCTGACCTTCCTGCCGTACCTCTCGCCGGCCGGGGAGCGCGCTCCGTTCCTCGACCCGCGGGCCCGCGGCACCTTCTGGGGCCTGTCCCTGGAGCACACCCAGGCCGACATCGCCCGCTCCGTTTTCGACGGCCTCTCCCTCGTCCTGCGCGACTCCCTGGTGGCCTCGCGCACGACGGTCACCGAGCTCCGGCTGTGCGGCGGCGGCGCCAACAGCGAGGAGTGGTGCCAGCTCATCGCCGACACCACCGGCGTGCCCACGGCCCGCTCCGGCGACACCGAGCTCGGCGCCAAGGGCGCGTTCCTGACCGCCCTGGTGCTCTCCGGCGCCGAGTCGTCCATGCACAGCGCCGCCGCCAAGTACGTACGGATGACGTCCACTTGGGAGCCGGACCCGGAGCGCTCCCAGTACTACGCGGGCCTGTACGAGTCCTTCCTCGAGTGGCGCACCCTGGCCCGCGAGGCGGGCTGGAGCGCGGCCAACGCCTCCGCCGCCCCTTACGTCCCCGGGCCCCGCAAGGCCCCCGCACAAGGAGCTCCCCGTGCCTGA
- a CDS encoding MFS transporter — protein sequence MTNTPVAPASGTTDRSPSFFTRAGIPQSISWGYLGLLIFMTGVGIEAGFLSPYLEGLGIAASSVAMIFTVYGVTGAVAAWFSGALSDLWGPRKVMWLGLVTFALTHVFFLTVAIPSKSYGLLLLAYALRGLAFPLFAYSFLVWIAAVAPPKQMGSAMGWFWSAFSAGLPTLGSLSASLLIPFIGEYSTLWVALAVVGVGGLLPLLLIKEPTGSKRLAPEGESPMTGLVGSLTILYRNPRVGAGAAVRMFNTASQFGIMVMLPVWFVNTIGLSNEQWLRLVAVMFGTNIFTNLMFGVIGDKIGWRTTVAYCGGIGCTLSTLVLFYVPNAVGSSYALCLLAAIFYGATLSGYVPLSALMTAIAPSHKGQAMAALNLGAGASTFLGPLMVSLFLGPIGVAGVMWIFAGFHALSAVLMLALKTTTPTAEPVNSLPQPATSADRDLVDAHTSKGL from the coding sequence ATGACGAACACCCCCGTGGCACCCGCATCGGGTACCACCGACCGATCGCCGTCCTTCTTCACACGGGCCGGCATTCCGCAGTCGATCTCCTGGGGCTACCTCGGCCTCCTGATCTTCATGACCGGGGTCGGCATCGAGGCCGGCTTCCTCTCGCCCTACCTGGAGGGCCTCGGCATCGCCGCCTCCAGCGTCGCGATGATCTTCACGGTGTACGGCGTCACCGGTGCGGTCGCCGCCTGGTTCTCCGGCGCGCTGTCCGACCTGTGGGGCCCGCGCAAGGTGATGTGGCTCGGCCTCGTCACCTTCGCCCTCACCCACGTCTTCTTCCTGACGGTGGCGATCCCCAGCAAGTCGTACGGGCTGCTGCTCCTCGCGTACGCACTGCGCGGACTCGCGTTCCCACTGTTCGCGTACTCCTTCCTCGTCTGGATCGCGGCGGTCGCCCCGCCCAAGCAGATGGGCAGCGCGATGGGCTGGTTCTGGTCGGCGTTCTCCGCCGGTCTGCCCACCCTCGGCTCGCTCTCCGCGAGCCTGCTCATCCCGTTCATCGGCGAGTACTCGACGCTGTGGGTGGCCCTCGCGGTGGTCGGCGTCGGCGGACTGCTTCCGCTGCTCCTGATCAAGGAGCCGACCGGCTCCAAGCGCCTCGCCCCCGAGGGCGAGAGCCCGATGACCGGCCTGGTCGGCAGCCTCACGATCCTCTACCGCAACCCGCGCGTCGGAGCCGGCGCCGCGGTCCGCATGTTCAACACCGCCTCCCAGTTCGGCATCATGGTGATGCTGCCGGTCTGGTTCGTGAACACGATCGGCCTCAGCAACGAGCAGTGGCTGCGCCTGGTGGCCGTCATGTTCGGCACCAACATCTTCACCAACCTGATGTTCGGCGTCATCGGCGACAAGATCGGCTGGCGCACCACCGTCGCCTACTGCGGCGGCATCGGCTGCACCCTCTCCACGCTGGTTCTCTTCTACGTGCCGAACGCGGTCGGCTCCTCGTACGCCCTGTGCCTGCTGGCCGCCATCTTCTACGGCGCCACCCTCTCCGGGTACGTACCGCTCTCGGCCCTGATGACGGCCATCGCCCCGAGCCACAAGGGCCAGGCCATGGCCGCCCTGAACCTCGGCGCCGGTGCCTCCACCTTCCTCGGCCCGCTGATGGTCAGCCTCTTCCTCGGGCCGATCGGCGTCGCCGGCGTCATGTGGATCTTCGCCGGATTCCACGCACTGAGCGCGGTACTGATGCTGGCCCTCAAGACCACCACCCCCACCGCCGAGCCGGTGAACTCCCTGCCACAGCCCGCCACTTCCGCCGACCGCGACCTGGTCGACGCCCACACCTCGAAGGGACTGTGA